The Carcharodon carcharias isolate sCarCar2 chromosome 2, sCarCar2.pri, whole genome shotgun sequence genomic sequence CCAGCTGCAATTGCTCATGCCCCTTTCTTTCCTCACAGTCTGATAGCTTTCCAGCACTTCATAATAAGGATTACACAAAGAAAACACATTCATCTTCATCAGATACCAAAAGTCTCTCAATGACACAGAACTGTATTAGCAGGGAGTCAATGTGTTTAGGAAAGTGGAGAGAGGACAACAGATTTGGTTGGGAAAAATTCTATTATAAAAATAGTGAACTTCAAGCTACATATTTTTGTACTTCTTATAATGACCTCTAATCACACCTCTGGATTTAGCGTCTGATCAGTGGAACTTATGAATGATGACCAAGATGGTAATTGCTGCTATGAATATTGTAAGAAATACAGGTGAAGATTCTTTACCTCCTCCCAATGTGCCATTCCCAGGCTCCGTTCTTACCTGATCATTCTTTCCAAGTTCAAACTCCACAATAGCAACAGGTGTGTTTATTTGATCCAAGTGTCTGGATTGAGACTTCAGGTCAACTCTCCAACTTAGATTCCGCAGGCAGTTCTCCCACTTGCTCTGATTAATAAGGCTCTCTCGGATTTTAACTTTatgaattttccaaaattttgtTAAAACTGCCGCTTGCTCCAGTGTAATTCCTTTTTGTTTCTTGGTCTGCGCCGTTAAGAAGGCTTCCAGCTGGTTGAAGTCCATGTCTGCAGATGTTATCGACTGTTGGGATGAAACACATATTAGATCTAAAGCGTTAGCCATCGTACACCAAAGCCATTTGTTTAAGAGATTCAGCACAAATCAAAGTCTGACTAGAGAGGATGGAGAGTACATTCTACAAAAATATGCTGAAAAGACACAGCATTTGATAACTTTTCCCCATCATTACTCAACTTAAATACAATTTGCAATTTTATACAGTGTCAGCCTTCCcatagtgggtagcactctcgcctctgagtcagaaggttgtgagtccaagtcccactctaggacttgagcacaaaaatcaagacggacactccagtgcagtagagGTGCCACTCTCTGATGCATGCAACCCCAGAGATGGAGTTAAAGCCAACATCAGTAACTCACCATGGCTCTCGTGAAATCACAACGTGAACAAGCATTCAAGTTTCATATTTGGCACTTAAGTGCTGTCAGTCAATCTCTGTCATCGTGCTAACGCATGCATATGCTTTCTCTTTGCTGCTCAATTTAGAGAGATCAGTGAGTGGtttgatttaaaaataaattaaggaaAGCAGCACTTTTGGGCCGTAAAAGGCTCTTTATATTCCTGTAATGCTGGAGTTCAGCTGAAGAGAGAAGTATTTTGTCATGAGTCACTTTATCTCTTGCTACCCTTATACATAAACGAAGGCTGTTCAGCAAGTTTGTTGTATAGCGTCATGATGCAAATACACTGACATTCAACACCATCTACACATCAGCTCTTGGAGTAGGTAGGAACAGTCAGTCCTGATGGCAACATACAGGACTGAAACATTCACAGAACAGCTAGATTTCACTTTTGAAGCCAGCCTACGATAGACAGAATCAGTGGTCTGCAACAGGAGAACGCCCAGGGAGGTTCCTGGAGATTTGGATTATAAGTGATGGGTAGAATCTCTTTGGAAAGATATAGTATACAATTTAATGTTAACTATGGCTGTATTAGATTACAAAACCATAAATAATAGATTTACAATTTATCATAGAAGCAAATTATCAAGTAAAAGCATAGAATATTTCACTGCTTATAACTGCTACTAAAATTCTCAAATTGAGTGTTTTGGGGATTCAATGATTAACAATGTATAGCAGAAACAATGTTGAGCAATCTTCCTTTCTGGCAATAAAAATGCATGAAAGCCTCTATACCACAGTCCGAAGTGATTGAAGAACTGGTAGTTTGGAATTTTCCCAACTGGCCCACACAACAGCCTAAGGAATGACTAACATTAATAACGGGATTTAATCAAATAGGAAATGGCATTGACAACACGTCAAGGCACATTACAGAAAGTAGCAATCACAATGAGATCACACAAAGTGCAAGCTTTTGAATCATCACACAGGGTGCTGTGATGACTTTAGTAAAAAGATAGTATGtggaaaagaacaaaaaaacaatGTTATTTTACCAAATAAAACCAAGCAAATCAAATAAAATGAACTCTGAAGTGGAAGCAAATTATTTCAATTTACCACTCAATTGTAAGTTTCACTTAAAAGTTTACCACAAACATACATCAATGAAATGCAAGGATAACATGCCCATTACAAATGAATGCATTATTCACtgcaaagtattttgcttttacaaaacAAGCAGCTAGGTGTGTGTTGCtgcctgaaagcaaaaataagagaaaaactgAAACATGCAAATCAAAGGGgcaaaatgggggtgggggaggagagtcaacagtctgaaactgttgaactcaatgttgagtccacaaggctgtaaagtgcttaatcgaaagatgaggtgctattcctcaagCTTACATTAAGCTTCAATGGAaagtgcagcaggtcaaggacagagatGTTAGCGTGACAGCAAgctgaattaaaatgacaagcaaatGGAAGCTCGAGGTCATGCTTGTGGAATGAACGGAGGTGTCCCACAAAGCAAGtaacccaatctgcgtttggtcttgcCAATATAATGTTATCATGTGGCAGGTGGTATGTGCCAGGcaaaccaaatccacaagggaaacttggccacgccaTCACAATAGTtttataatttgtatttattctgAGAAgacttgtgcactgaattcagaagtaatcaaTCCACTAACAACTTGAGAGATTTTACAAAATTAAATGAGCATTTATTatcaaaagaaagaaaagaattcaaacacatacataagatgACAGTtaattataacaaatcccaaaattcctaattaacctgactcccagctatatgcccctttaaggcaacagtccaaaataggttttaaatttaaataagcaacccagcaaggttaccacagcacccactcgacagtggaattccaaaggcttttaacacaccTTTAGTTATTGGAGCAGCACTGCTTCAGAGTGGATAGGGGATTTTTTTCAAGTCTGGTTCACACGGTGTACGTTTCCAGATTTTACATGACCACAACCACATAGCCCTCCATCTTTCCTTACAAATGTTTCTCTCCCTTTAATGTATATAATtccattgttctacatgtctttggaattttacttttcccataatataaaaatgttgtcaatatggccttttccttttgagaaaaataaatgtaTTGCTTTGCCCCACTTATCTTATTAGTTGTAAATCAAACAAACCCTTTATTttactaaaaatgcaaatttaattCACACCCTGTGGAACCCTCATCTTAGCTTATCCATCTCCACTTCAAAAGTCTGCTTTACATCCAATTCTAATTTAAATCTTGCAGTCTAAATGTCTCTCGACTAATTAAATcagtcacccccacccccccaccccccccacacacacacccccaccccccccacaccccccacacacacccccccaccccccccacacacacaccccccccacacacaccccccaccccccccacacacacaccccccccaccccacacacacccacccccccccccccaccccccccacccacacacccccccccaccccccccacacacacacatccccccaccccccccacacacacacatccccccacccccccaaaaacacacacacacccccagacacacccccaccccccctacacacacacacccccacccccccccccacacacacacccccacccccccccccacacacacacccccccaccccccccccacacacacacccccccacccccccccacacacacaccccccccccccccacacacacacccccccaccccccccacacacacacaccccccccacccacacacccccccccaccccccacacacacacaccccccccacacacacacaccaccccccacacacacacacccccacctccccccacacacacacccccaccccccccacacacacacacccaaccccccacacacacacacacacccccccccccacacacacacacacccaaccccccccacacacacacacccccacccccccacacacacacacacacccccacccccccccacacacacacacccccaccccccccacacacacacacaaacaccccccccccccacacacacacaccccacccccccccacacacacacccccacccccccccacacacacaccccacccccccccacacacacacccccccaccccccccccacacacacccccccaccccccccccacacacacacacccccaccccccccacacacacacacccccacccccccccccacacacacccccccaccccccccacacacacccccccaccccccccccacacacacccccccaccccccccacacacacacccccacctcccccacacacacacacccccaccccccccccacacacacacacacccacccccccccacacacacacccacccaccccccccaacacacacacacccacccccccccacacacacacccccacacccacacacccacccccccccccccacacacacacacccccacacccacacccccacacacacacccacacacccccccaaccccacacacacaccccctaccccccccacacacacacacccccacccccccccacacacacaccccccaccccccccccacacacacacacacacacacccacccccccacacacacacacccacccccccacacacacacacacacacacccccacccccccaaacacaccccccccaccccccacacacacacacacacccccacctccccccccacacccccacctcccccacacccccacctcccccacacccccacctcccccccacccacaccacccccaca encodes the following:
- the commd1 gene encoding COMM domain-containing protein 1 isoform X2, whose product is MDFNQLEAFLTAQTKKQKGITLEQAAVLTKFWKIHKVKIRESLINQSKWENCLRNLSWRVDLKSQSRHLDQINTPVAIVEFELGKNDQESEFLCLELDETKVNQLLKKLTEIEESIGTLSYTN
- the commd1 gene encoding COMM domain-containing protein 1 isoform X1, coding for MAEQCSKSLSGLLGGLAQLIYYHSPGITEQMLKDQLYPDLPQQDFKVLLEKMAGILRSITSADMDFNQLEAFLTAQTKKQKGITLEQAAVLTKFWKIHKVKIRESLINQSKWENCLRNLSWRVDLKSQSRHLDQINTPVAIVEFELGKNDQESEFLCLELDETKVNQLLKKLTEIEESIGTLSYTN